The sequence below is a genomic window from Notolabrus celidotus isolate fNotCel1 unplaced genomic scaffold, fNotCel1.pri scaffold_315_arrow_ctg1, whole genome shotgun sequence.
GGGCCAGTTGTAACCATAAGActaaatgtaatgtaaaaaaaattaaaggtaacactttatattaactacacacttttaagcattagttaagcattaattaattcttaactcatcatctgtaaagcattgttcatacattaatactcatttatatatcatgtacaaacacagttataaatgttttattattcatgaatatgactctctataatgtgttaactaactctttgtttatactttataaatgatggattcaccaaatacaaatgagctattatggtcattataaaccagttataaccacatttacaggttatgattctaacatttagtaagggttagtgaacaccttattacatagcaaattatgattaatcaaggtagtcaccaaggacttataagctgcttgttcatggttttgtgagctgatctaaagtgaggactttatatgctttacaaagcattcattaatgagatttaagaccagcagcaccttaaaacacagaatccaagttattgttcagttttgcagctgcattttaacttgtgtttacaaatggttttacaGCTagcgtttaaatgttactgtgtctttttatatatttgatatgtcatattttatttgagtttttacactgtgagcactttaagtttgagagattttctttttcagttgcagagtattttaagttcatatgaagagttagaggttatttccttttaataaacacaagtttaagtccatgtgttgtgtctgtttccttattctgctGAATCAATAtatgtgacttctgtgttttaaggtgctgctggtcttaaatttcattaatgaatgctttgtaaagcataaaaagtcctcactttagatcagctcacaaaaccatgaacaagcagcttataagtcctttgtgactatcttaattaatcataatttgctatgtaataaggtgttcactaacccttacttaatgttagaatcataacctgttaatgtgtttataactggtttataatgaccataatagctcatttgtaattggtgaatccatcatttataaagtataaacaaagagttagttaacacataaTAAAGAGTCAtattcataaataataatacatttataactgtgtttgtacatgatatataaatgagtattaatgtatgaacaatgctttacagatgatgagttaagtattaattaatgcttaactaatgcttaaaagtgtgtagttaatataaagtgttaccaaattaAATACTCCATAAAATATTGTGAAATATCCGCTTGTGCATTTATTGCTTATTTAAATTACAAATATTACATATGCATTAAAATTAGCTTATTGCACTGTTAGAACTTAAATATATTCATCAGGTTTAGAAACACACataactcaatcaatcaatgatcAAACTATTAAAGTAAATAACTAATAATGAATAACAGAAATATAATAAATCATAAGTTATGACATTAACTTTTATAAAAACTTTTTTGTCACagtgtggtgggaaaaatacagacatgatagtatgttgttcttgctttgatcagaagctagaacattcacacataccaaacctcctgtgatttgcatattgttatctgttcccatggctgaggagcagaccataaggtgagaagtcaggaaggtgaccaggaaacaagaggtgataagaaactctcttgtttgtcttacagttctttgaagatgcttaatgatgtgttaatactattctctgaagaggataagtaacgtgttgtatcttcactctgggtcagttgagcagaccttgtctcggttgttagatcactctgccatctgaccgctttgcaaagcttactgaaggccggaataaagctcacaaagacaaaccggtgttgtttgagtctataatttccagatttccaccacaaaTTTGGTGTCAGAAGTGGGATCGCAAGAGTGAGAGTTTCTGGATCCCGGCTTCAAAGGTGATAGTGCACGTCCTGGAGAAATATCTTCAGCTTCATCCTCCCCAGAAAAGGACGGGTCGAGACGGAGGACCTGAGATCCGGACCAGACTCTTTCACCTCTGCGATCGACACAACTCAATGGTGAGAATCTGAAAATTTGACTTCTAAATCTATGTCATAGAAAATTTTAGATcttttgtgagaaaaaaaaaaaaaaaaaaaaaaaaaaaaaagagagaaaaacagaaaataagaaagaaataaCTGTCTGAAAAAGTCCCTGGGAGGGTTAAAGTCCCTAAAAAGGGTTAGAAGCCCTtaagttaaagggttaaagtccCTGAAGGGTTAAAGTCCCTGACCAAATGTTTTAAACCAAGGTTTAGAAGAAACCTGAAGGTGCACGGACGCGTGGCCTTTACAACAGCGCGCTGTGGGGAACAGACAgatagtaaataaaataaaataaaataaaaataggaaaacaaaaaaaaacaaaaaaaaaaggttctaaATTGAGATTTTTAAACAAAACGTATATAGTAATAATTGGTTCCATCAGTTGGTTAGATTGTTACAAATATTGCGTTATtctcaatattttttttgttgttgttggtttttgagctgtgtttgtgtaagagaATTGTTTAAAGATCCAAAAGAGGATAAAATGGGGAAATGTAACAGTAAAAGTCAAACAAAAGAGGATCCTATTCCAAATATTCCTAACGTAAATTTTATGATTACTAATTATGGCATTACAGCTGTTTCACAGTTACAGTTTTGGGTAAAAGAATGTGGTTTTCCAGAAAAAGGAAGCTTTAGCATGAGACAACTAGAACAACTCAAAGATAAGTtgcaagaaagagagaaacagagtaaGGGTAAAGAGAAAGATAAAGTTAAATGGGAAAGTTTTAACATGTGGTGGAGTGAAGCACAATGTAGGGCaagaaaaacacaggcaggGATAGAGAAACGCTcatctgtgtctcagtgtgttaaAATGCAGCAGATCGACCCTGACTCCGACCAGGCGCCGCCAAGACAACTCCAACATCAGGCTGCTCCAGACGATGAAGGGGGTGCAGTAGGAGGACAGCAAGCAGCAATTGCTTTCCCAGCCGCACCGCCAGGCATCATGGTTCCACCAATCTACCCACCACTGCCGGACAGTTGCTTGACCTATTCTAGTTCAAGCCACACTAGAACTGAACTTAAGTATGGCTTTCCACCGCCATACCAGAATCCTAAAGGAGGACAGGATGTTCGTGCAGACCCAATTTCATCATGGGAGTCTCATCTTCGTAACAGTTTTCTGCAAGGCATGATTCCAGCTATTGCTGACCAGATTGAACATTCCTGTATTACATGGGAAACTGGTAAACTTCATGAGATTGAACAATATGCTGTCCATGCTGAAAAACTCCTCAATGAtcagcaaaaaagaaaatctgcaaaACAAGCTGAACAACTCCATCTTGCTACACTCACAATGTTTCAGTCTACAttcagaggaggcagaggaggcagaggacgCGGTCGTGGCAGGGGTGTACGCAGAGGTGGTAGAGGGGGCCTGAACCGTCGCTTCAGAGACCCAGAAGCATGTTTCATTTGTGGAGAAAAAGGACATTGGTCACGTCAGTGTCCACAGCTGGAGGCTCAGTATGATTGACAGCTACAGGCGcctggggaggaggaggggaagactGCAGCACCCACACTGGAGCCAGAGGAGACTCATCCTACCCAACAGAATGGTGAAagtacctcacacacacacaaaaacactttgaCTGATTTTGACAAACTTTTGAATGCTATCACACACTTAGAAGGTGAACTATTGATTGATACAACTCCACTGACAGGCACATATGTAAAATATGACGACGAAGTGTATCTTAATTTGCCAACAATAGTTCTCACTATTCAGGGACAGGAACTTAAGTTTTTGGTTGATTCAGGAGCTACACATTCTGTGATTAAAACATCTAACCTTTCTCCAAAGCCAAAAATGAGTGGTAACTATGTACATTCAATAGGCGCAACAGGTCAAACAGTTAAAGAATGTTTTACTTATCCTTTAAGTTGTCAGGATGATTGTAGGGGACATTTCAAACATGCCTTTTTGCTATCAGATTGTTGTCCCATAAATCTTATGGGTAGAGATGTGATGTGTGCTTTGGGCATTTGTTTAGTTTCCACACCAGAGGGTGTTAAGATAAGGAGGCTCTCTGATCTTATTGCTCCTACTTCACACGTCTTTGTGAAGTACAGCCCACAAGCTCTGTTGTATGTTTATGAATGGAAACTTGTTCCTTCTGCAGTCACCTCAGTAAATCACACACTTATGCAAACAGTACATAAGGTCACAAACCAAACAGATACAGACTACATGCAGGAAGAAGATTTACATTGTACTGCTCATGTTCATGAAGGAAAGGATGAAGAGTATGAAAAACAATGGTTtaaagaaaatcagaaaacagataGAATGACACTGCAACACATCTTTTGGACACAACATCGTTGTGCAGTCTCTGTTGCTAAACCTAAAACTGCAGcgtttaaatctaaatttgaaaCAATTTCGGATTTGGCTTTTCATAAACAATATGAATGTTATGATCCTAACTTTTTGTTTGATGTTCCTGGTTCATGGCCTCATGTCTCTCTTGCAAAACACAAGCATGATCACTGGCAGGACCTTGGTCCATGGGTTGAAAAATGTGTGTACAGAACTGATTGGAAACCAACTTCAGATCCTGATGTTCAATATAGACGAAAGCTTTGTTGTATTGTTCATGCTGAAAGAACAGTTACTTTGGTACCTgatgatgaaacacacacacatagttgttttccatttctttcacacacaccagTAGATATGCTCACACAACACCCAGTGTTACAAACAGTTCCTGATGGTCTTTGGGCTCAGGGTAAACATGATGTAGGCTTGATAAAAGGTATGGTACCTGTTACAGTTACTCCAAAGTCTGATTACAGGCCATGCCAACAACAATATCCACTGAAACAAGAAGCTATTGATGGTATTACTCCAGTCTTTGAATCATTATTAAAGGCAGGAGTAATTGTTCCATGTGAAAACTCTTCAGTAGGAACACCAATTTTTCCTGTAAGGAAAATTAGAGACGAAGGTCAACCTGAAGAATGGAGATTTGTGCAGGACTTGCAAGCAGTAAATGAAGCAGTCTATCAGAGGGCACCGGATGTTCCAAACCCTTATACCATTATGTCAC
It includes:
- the LOC117809637 gene encoding uncharacterized protein LOC117809637, whose translation is MCVKMQQIDPDSDQAPPRQLQHQAAPDDEGGAVGGQQAAIAFPAAPPGIMVPPIYPPLPDSCLTYSSSSHTRTELKYGFPPPYQNPKGGQDVRADPISSWESHLRNSFLQGMIPAIADQIEHSCITWETGKLHEIEQYAVHAEKLLNDQQKRKSAKQAEQLHLATLTMFQSTFRGGRGGRGRGRGRGVRRGGRGGLNRRFRDPEACFICGEKGHWSRQCPQLEAQYD